One Carya illinoinensis cultivar Pawnee chromosome 5, C.illinoinensisPawnee_v1, whole genome shotgun sequence genomic window, CAGATTTAAAATTGTATCAATAAAGCTTTTTTATGGGAAAATAGAACTCACACCCAAATGGGATTAAACCCATGAACTCACTGTCCACCTTTTGTTTATAGAGCCAGGCAATGCCACTTTAGTCTAAGGACAATAGACAGTGATGAATTATTTTAATGCAAAATTCTACCATAGTATTAATGCATGCATTATAGATCGTAAATTTAGTGCTTGGTGCCTAAATTAAACCTTTAAGCAATATTCAACGAAAAAGATCATGTGTGAATACCTTCAAGAATATTCTATCAAGATCTTGCAAGGGCTCTGTCCGctgaaaaaaatatacaagGTATTCCAATAGATTCTCCGTATATTCCCTGTATTGCCtgcagaaaaacacattttcaacagATTCACAAAGCACACAACATTACACTGACAATCATTTTCAACATACAAATacacatatacacatacatacatatttatataaagggGTCTCCTATCATTCCCACCTTCAAGTCGAGCAACTTTCCCACTTTTATTTGATAATCAACTTTTCCACTTTTATTGAGCCAAATATTCCCCACGTTTGTCATATTAAGTATGAGCATTCTTGTCCATTACTGTTGAAAGCACCCTCAAAAAGCCGcacccaagttttttttttgtaagaaaaataaaaagccgCACCCAAGTCCCACCACGTCTAATTGGATCCTAGCATGTCTCCCTGTTTTTCCCTCCATTTCTCTCTGTACCTCACAATGTGTAATGCTAAACTGCCAAAAAGAGATCCTTCATTCTGATCTAACTtagctccctctctctctcaaggccATCCATTTTTACCATTCAGTCTTCTATGATTGATCCCACAAGGATGCCTCTCACTGAACTTGAGGTCCAAACATTTAAACACCCCAAACCAGATATTATATAAATGTAGATATAGTCAGAAAGTATTATACCTTGTCAACTTTAGTTTGCGAGGAATCTTATGCGGTTGTGAAAAAATATCAAGGTAAGCAGAGTACTCGGTAGAAGGCTCCCCAAATTTAGAATTAATGTACAGGTTAAACAATTCATGCAAGTCTAGGTACCGCCCAAGAGCTTCCTGAAATTAAGAACTTGAGTTATTATAAAAAAGATGATTGAAAGGCTGTAAACTATACTAAATCAATATACCATTTACACAAATGCCACAAACTCTTTTGATTTTCACAGATAATCTCTACTaccaaaaaaacattttttttatcggtaaataagattttattgatcgcaagaagaaaatatgttttttaaaacattatcacatgcTTATTCAAATTATACCCACATGTTTAAACCACCCCTCTTTGGATGGCACTATATCTTTCATTTCACTTTGGTCTCATGTTTAAATTGAACTACAAAATTCTAGGAGGCAAAAACAGAAGTGTAAGAGCATTGATTACAATAACCATGACGGTTACCGTTAAGAAATGCTCTTACACTTCTGTGCTTACCTCCAAGAATTTTATAGTTATATTCAAAAGTGAGGGCAATAAAATGTTTGACCTGAAATTAAACTTTTGTTTAAATATGCTGTGCAGAGAAAGAAACAAAGATAGACAGGGACCTCTCCACTAAACTCGATGATAGGTTCTTCTTTAAGTAGTGCCTCGTACTCCTCAGTAGCATCAACAACACGAGCAGCTGGATGCCTTCTATGGTATTCACGAATCTGTATAGATGATAAACGTTAAAAATCTTAATGTATAAGCAGTCCAACAAGTCAATTCTAACAACACAGTTTCAAGACCAATGTGCAACAAACATACAGATATTACATTTCTGCTAATACACATGTTCTATGATCCTTTCAAGTTTTCTCATGCGTGTTAACTTACATACATGTTCTTTTTTTAAGGACACTTGCATATATGCTAAGAAAACAGATGCAGGACCAAATTTAAACCTTCTCCTTCCAAATACATAGAtataacatgaaaaataaattatcaaaaccatATCTAGAGATCAAATATCCACTTCAAATATGAATTTCATAATGTTTCTAATGCTTCAAAGAGAAAAACTCCAGCACAACATCAGAATGCTCAATGAAAAAGTACAGAGCATTCTGAATAAAATTTTGAGACAATGGAGACTTTTGATCAACAAAAATAATTGGTTCCGTAGTTACCTCTTTCAATCTATCATAAAACGCACTAAACACATTTGTTCCAGTTGCAGTTTGGCCTCCAAGAGCCGCAATCTCATCCTTCCTGGCATTATCgttatcatcataaatctctacctgaaaattacaataaaaaaagtaaaataatctTAATCCTTATGAGAGACGAGACATATAATCAAAGCATAACAAACTATCTCCAACAACGATTTTTTTGTATAGGTAatcaaagattttattttattttttgattggcactgggtgtctgAAAACAAAGTCTCGGGGGTGGACAGACGAGGGGCAAGGAGTTTTCCACAAATAcaccttgggtaattcaagggaaagtTCCCCCAGTTTGATGatccctagaaattgtttgcacccgaGAGGACTTGAACCTTAGAGACCTGGAGGGAGCATACAAAATCATGTATGCAAGAGAAACACCAAGTTATAATCTACAACAATTATAAGGTTAGTTAATCAATGGCTTTTTCATATAGGTTAGTTAATCAATGCTACAAACAaccacaaaaaaatttcataaagtgCACAACACCTAATgccaaatcattttatttttcaaaaaactgcCAACcacagaaaaaaaataaaaaataaaaacaaaaaaataaaaataaaatctgttcTTCCTCATCAGGTTTCTCCAAGATTGCAACAGTGTGGATGTAACAcctcaatggaaggcccaaaccacatgacctatactcccacatgactagtcaatgatacaattggaaccccattaaaacattataaagagcaaattggctcaagtggtaaaggtaTTGGAATTGGGGTTATGCTCCCTCCAAGTCTAAAGTTCAAATCTCCTTGGGTGCAAATAATCTCTAGGGGGCCATCGGACTAGGGGacttttcccttgaattacccgaagTGCACTTGTAGAAAACTCATTGCTGAGGGCCTGCACACCTCCGGGATTAGTCAAGACACCGTTCCTGGACACCAGGtgcccataaaaaaaaattataaagattaagaacttctcattcccaaacaaTGTGGCATCCCATAtgccacctacccttatccttatcatatggaaTATCATAGTAGAAGATGGTCCCAATATGTCTatggtggtgcatttggagggagaggaatgcAAGAAGCTTTGAAGATCGAGTGGTGGTCAATGGATGAGTctatttttcaatactttacttcattggttgattgtaattaattataatggcattcattttcatgatttccttgtattgctAAACTAGCACGCATAGGTGACGCTCTTGTATATGTTCCGTATACTCAAACTTTTATCTACttcatgatcaataaaattttgtgtatcaattaaaaaaatgatttctcCAAGTatcaaaaaagcaaaaaaggaTTAACAAATTCTCAAGCAACACAAGAAATGACCATTATGCAAGATTCAAATATTGGTCGagtgtaatttattttcattgcaaGACTTGTCATAAATTCCTTGTATCCACTAACTAGCACACTTAGGTATTGCTcttcttgtatatgtcctgtatacttgggctcttCCATATTCTtataatcaataaaattttgtttacgattaaaaaaaaaaattctatgccACCAAACAGTGTCAATATTTTGAGTCATTCATATTTAGTACTGACAATAATCAATCAATCATGCTCATttagaaaacaaaatcaaataaaattatcttccAAAACTGTAGAAGAACTTCAAGGAAATGTCATCTAGACTACACCTCGGAAGCGCAAACGTCTGCGTGCCCAAAGAAACCTTTCCTAGGGTTAACGACGCAACACAAAATTCAAACTTCCAATAATTTCCCCCCTATTTTCCAAGCACCCAAACACTTCACAAAATTACAGAAAGGTTTGTTTCCAAAATGCTAACCAAACTGTACATCAGGTTTCATGTGGATtggaacagaaaaaaaaaaaacatagcgACCATTCACATATATAGAAATCAGGATTCGAGGAATAttttctatttcctttttttgaTTGCTCGATTTCTcagcaagaaaaaagaaagaaggtaaGAAATTGGAGATGAAGttgaagagagaagaagagtaTACGAGTTTTTCGGTGGTGGAAATGATAGTGTCAATCATGTTGCGGACGCGGTGGCTCTGAAAGAGGCGGTCCTTGCTAGTAGCCGGCTCATTCTGGAGGTCCTTCACTATCAGCCTCTCCAACCGCTCCACGTCCTCATGTGCTGCCCTCGTCACCTCCAGCAACGTCGAtgacattttcttcttcttcttcttcttcttctctctccggCCCACGTCCTAGGGTTTTTCTGTGCGTCTCTCTGGGCtttagaaggaaaagaaggaagtAAAACCCGAGATTAGCAATTTAGCACTGAACCTGATAGCGTCAAATGAAACGGCGTTCTCAGCTTGGATTTTGCGATAGCTTCTATTTCCTTTTTAACGGTCGTTACGATGAAAACGGGAACTGTTACAGGTCTGATCGTACGGATCTCAAAGTGGCATCCACAGAAGAATTGCCGAATAGACGATCGCCACATAAACTAATTAGGTTACAGAAATATTCACGTGCAAATCATGTGATACTTATTGTCGATGTGTCGGTCAGATATTGGCTTTCACAATGCAAAAGTATAGTCCGTAGTCCATATGCGAAGCAGCTAAATGTTCCCCGTCCGGTGTCCATTGCACTCAGCTTctgtttactctctctttttagCGTCTCCTTCGAAGGCAAAGCCATTGAAGAAGTAGAGAACTTGATTTTTCGCCAATGTGGAAGCTCAACGAATCTATGTTAGGAGGCAATGAAGAACGAGCAGATGGATTCTTGGATGACGAATCAGACGgcttttgttctctctctcccatgcaGGTACTGCGTGAATCACCTAAGTTTCAAGGTCAAACATTTGTACTCGTGTTTAAATTTTCTGAAATTACGCTGctttttggttttgattatGCAGAGAGTTTATGGGTTTGCTGCTTGTTTGGTCGCTGGTTTGGTTTGTATGATCCTGGTATGAGCATTCACTCAcctttccttttattattttcctgcatTGTTGTCTTGAATTTTCATGGCTAGTTGGATTTCTCGTGATTACAGCTATGATTAATAAGCATTGGAATGTAAGCTTCTGTTGGATTAGTGTTTTGAGACGTATGAGGCTTTATGCAGGACCGAATGGCGGAAAAGGGATTTAATTAGCGTAGCAGAGCTTTAAGTCGTTGGGATTTGGGATTGAGGTTTTGCtgtgtttttttgtttataaagcAATAGTTGCAGTGATCTTAGGTTATTTGGAGATTTCATGTAAGTTAATTAGTCACCATGACGAACTACCTATACTGGTGTCGAGTTTGCTTATGTACCTCTTTTAGTGGTCAGTGTTAACCATTCTGTACTTGCATGAAAATTTTTGAGGATGGAAAAATCAGTACTCAGATCCCGTACTCGGTACTTATGTGAGACTTATAACGAATGACGATCTGTTAAGTGCATAGGAAGCCTTTGGAAAGCATGTGGTGCACGGAAAAGAAcaccaaataatatattgaatatGAGACTTATCAAGAACGGCGATTCATTAAGTATGTAGGAAGCCTTTGGAGAATGTGTGATGAACGAAAAGAACACAAAAAAACATGTTGAATGTTAGACTTATCATGAATGGAGATCCGTTAAGTGTGTAGGAAGCCTCTGGAGAACGTGTGGTAAATGGAAAAGAACACCAAATAACTTGTTGAATATCGGATTTATCGCAAACGGCGATCTGTTAAGTACGTAGGAAGCCTCTATAGAATGTGTGGTGAATGGAAAAGAACACCAAATAACACATTGACATGAGACTTATTACGAACAGAAAAATGCTGCAAGAGACACTAGGAAATCGGTGGCTCTTGTGCCAAAATGTCAATGACAACTCGTACAATCGATTGGTGGTCTGATATGAGAAAAACCATATTGAAAAATGGACATAACTAGCATGTAAAGAACCACATCCATCAAGTGCTAAAAGAATGTTAAACTGGATGTGGTGTGATATGTAAATAGCAAAGTAAAGGAACATGCATGCTAACAAAAAGATGAAGCACGAACACAAACAATTCTATGAGAGATACTAGGATCGGGTATGCTCTGATGCCATgtagaaaatataatataatagaaaagGGAGATGGAGAGGAGAGGAGGAGAAAGACATTAGAAGAAACATCTTTGCTATTCTTTATTGTCAATTGTTCTTGAATACATAACATCTGTCCCTATTTATAGATGAATGAGGCTAGAGAAATAAtgaaaatacaataaatcaatTATACTAATTGATTTACACAATAGACTAAATATGGTAAAGAATAAGTCATATTACCATACATActagaatattatgaatatattctaagtatgataatattctaacatgatATTCTAATAATGGTTATTTCATGATCAATAAAATGTTTGTTTGTCgatcaaaaaatattctaacagtGGTTGGTTATCTGATATCGGTTTTACTTAGAATTTACCTGTAGCTCAATTGGCATCaatctcaatctctctctctctctctctcaaagtatACGGCACCAATCTCTGATGTTTGTATGTCTGAGTCTGGAGTTAGAAATTTGAGTTTTAGGTTGATTTTATCTTATCTAGCCATGTTGTTGCATTCCTTTGTTATTGGCAATCAACTAAATTACTTCCACACGGTTGTCACattgtacttatcaaaagaaaaaagttgtCACACTGTGATTTTTAGGTGGTCCTAGATCCCTTCTGCCCTGATGCTGTCTCTATGAGAGACAGTGTCAGTGTACCCAATGCCATGAGGGGAAATCAAATTGGCATAAAAGTGTAAAGCTACACCTAATTTGACCTCAGTTGTTTTTTCATATCCTGTAGATAGAATGCCATTAGAAAACCTAGTGCCCCACTCAACACCTGAACACTTGGTGGGCTTATTTCAGAATCATGGGTGATAGATTGGTGATGGTTGTGACATGGGCTGTAAGCTTCTTATTGGAAGTGATAGGAAAGCACCACCAAACCCGCCATATGAAGATTGAGAACTTCCTTCCATGCCTGAGAAGGCCATTGATTGTTGCACCACCCATGACAGCTATATACTTATGTGGACTGTCCACAACAAAGCCCGAATTGGCTGTAGCACACTCCCAAGTGTCCCAGACCTTCTATAGACTCGTCCTTGATTTTTCTGCATCTGGGTCACTGTGATCCATACTTCCTTTCCCCCACCCCATTTTTGTGGTTGTTTTTTGTTTACCATTGTGCCCTCTCTTTGTGGTAGtgaatatttctaattaataatatttaccgatcaaaaaatgTATCTCTAATTAAGTAAAAACAGTACTGTAGTTACCAAAAATCTTCATGGACGACAGGGAGTGTCCCTTTAAtgcttttctttaataaaaagaaatattaagtTCACTTGAAGGCAAAACGTATCAAACATGATTTCGGGAAATTTCACATTTTGTTCTAGAAACTTAATTTTTGATTTTATGGATGCAGACAGAAAAATTCATAGCCCAGTTACTGAAAGATAACATAAAATTGATACCGTAAAAGCCCTCACAGCATTTGTttattcttctccttcttttgcAGTCGTTGATTGTTTTCGCCAAACCCATCAAGTTTGCAGCACTGTTTACGTTTGGCAATGTGTTGGCAGTTGGAAGGTAGGTTAACTGGTAATGGAGCCAAGCAATgagataaacatatatatagtttagtagTTTCTATTCCAAAGTTGTATCTGATTCAATTAAACGgaagttcttttcttttttcattcttgAGGGATTTTTCAAGTTCTAAACTTGTGGTCCTGTTTGGCAGCACAGCCTTCCTCATTGGACCCAGGCAACAAATCGGAATGATGTTTGATCCTGTTCGTGTCTATGCAACTTCCATTTACCTTGGATGTGTTGTTATTGCTCTGATTTTTGCTCTTTGGGTAAGCTTTCTATCTTGATCGTACAAGTATAAAATggaggggggaaaaaaaaaaattgaaggccTTAAGAATTGACGGACTGGTCTTTAATTAGCATTGGGAACTAGATCTGGTAACATGAGGGGTTCCTATTTTTAGATAGTACCAATCTTTAGGACCAAAATTTTCCAATAGGatacttgtttttcttttattttctttcttttttgataagtaggatACTTGTTTTCCTGGAATGATTATCATTCTTTGCCCCTGTTTAACTGGTGGGCTAAAATAGGAAAGCTGGGGTGACTTTACAAGAATCGTATCTTCTGATGATAATCTGATGGTGTACCCTGTTCATTTACCTTGAAGATGTATCGTTTAACTTGTTTGCATTAATGTTCTTGTTACATCCCTTCAGTCAGCTCGGTCCCTTGCTGTGTGCACTGTGCACCACACAtcaataattcttttttcttttgctctcAAATTTATTAAGACACTAGACATGGTCAAGAGTTGGAAGTCTCAGATTTGAATAAATGACAGAACAAAAAGCCCCTAGTTTCGTGTCATCCCTGAAATTAATATATGTGCCCCTGCTGCGTCTTATGCAACAAATTTCATGTTCAAGCACGAAAAACCCTTTGCCATTagcttcattttcttgttcgaTTTATTATGTTATGATAGTCACTGTTCCTTTTCCTGGCTATTTTCATCTTGCAGATCCATAACAAGATTTTAACAATACTTGCAATAATATGTGAGTTATGCGCCCTTATATGGTGAGTTTGCCTTTCATCAAAATCAACCCTCTCCCGCCTAAATTTTCTGGCCTAGGAGAGAGAGATCAGACACTTCCTCTCAACCTTATCAATTTGTGTTTATATTTTACATGGTGTTCTACCAACTACCAATGCAAGATCTTCATCTAGCTTCTCTAATTCTAAATTTGAAAAGACCTAGTTATGCATTTATAATGGTTTATGTCACCACTTGATGTATTAGAGATGAGCTGTTTCAGGTACAGTTTGAGTTATATCCCTTTTGCTCGGAGAATGGTTTCTGGACTGATGGTGCGTTTGTGGGACACTGAACCTTAGGAGCTTCTATCTGAACAAATGATTGTTTGAGGGTTGAAATTTTTGAATgcggtttttatttgttttcttgttcttttgagTTGGGACAACAGGTTTTATGTTTGGTCCTTATGTTTGTCACAATTGTATATTTCTTGGCTACTTTTTCTCATTATCGATTTTGTCATTTGTTTGGCTTCACTCTTTCGGCTCAAAGTCTATAGAGTTATCCTGttgcatttcttttattttgttgataGTTTTCTTTTTCGAGGAGCTCTACCAAATCCCAGACCAGAGGCCCATTGGGCACAATGTTCCTGTCCACTTCTATCTATCTGCCCTCTTTGGATACAAGAAATGtctcatttcatattattattataatttttttaaattttcacataaatataataaacatttcaattttttcaaatatcaaaacaataatattattaaaaaataatattttaataatatcttattcaactttcttctcaattTATGGTCTggattggttacacaaaattaaaaaattcatctcatcttaattcattattacaattttttcaaatctctatacaaaatataataaataatttaacttttttaaatcttaatataaaattaatattaaaaaattatattataataatattttatttattactatttaaaatatctcattttatctcatctcatctgtataattaaacgagattttattttaactcattatccaaataacACTTTAGTGAAAGAAGTACATAGAGATGAGTAGAGGGGCTTGTGAGATGGGTAATTCTCATAACAAAGCTCGTCAGGTTATGGATCAAAATAGTTGTAGGCAGCCCATCAGATTTTAGTTGAATAATTAATTCAAGCAATGGGCAGCCTAAGACTTATCATTTCTGTAGCTCAATTAGAGGAGAAGCGCCCAAAGTGGATCgagtttatcttatcattttcCAACCCAACTAGCCCCAACTTTCAGGTCCACAATCTTTCATACTTTAATATCCCAATTGAAACGCAGCTTTCAAACTATCGCCGAAGAAGCAAGAGAGAAAGTAACGGCgaacctccttttttttttttttctttttttctgatTGCTGATTAGCCAATGAAAATGACATGGCatctttttttgtcatttttccaACAACCACCTAATGATGTGTGATGTGGTATGAACTTTACACCAGTAAGGCATGTGAAATGCATACTCAACTACCTTAACATTTGCCATCCACCTCACAACAATGCGTTTTTAACTACCAAAACTTGAGTACCAAGTTGATGAAACTTCATAAATACCTCCATCTACTTATCCTACTCATTGAGACATATCCCGCCAATGTCTCTGTCGCACATGCACATGGTGGCATCATTTATTGCCTCAAAAGAACAAACCAAAAGATGATAATTACATCCTTGAATCCATTTTATTACTACGTTTGCAATCTGCAACATCTTTCCCATTTTGAGTCTTGACTTTGAGAATGCTCGAGTTTTACTCAGAGAGAGATGAAAGGTGAAATTAGCCAAAAGTGAGGAATCTTTGCTTCTAAAAAAGGTGGCTTTTGATCGTTTCATGAATCACATGCATGCTGATAATCCATAAAGAAATACACATATAAGATTGCAGAGTTCAATTAATCTAGGTGCGCCATCAGCAAAAGCCCACTTTccgtcaaaacaaaaatataatactttAAAGGTATGGTTGGTGCTGGGAAAATCCAACTCCACAATAGCATACAAGCATCACAAAAAGCTCCAATACACTCCTTTTCCaagatttctttatttttatttttatttcatgaaGACATACAGAATCAATTAATGAAATGCAGTAGGTCTTTGACTAATCAAAATCTTCAAAAGCTATGCTTATTGGGTTGGTGGAAATAATTTTATTCCCACATTGATTAGTACCTTATTCTTTGTTAAATCTAAATTAATAATCAAATGAAACTGGCAAGCATCAGTAATCACCCTTGTTCACTACTTTTCAGCTACCCACTGAACAATTGTCAATAGGGGGATGGTCCATCAACCTCCCACTATAGATCAGCTACCTCTTGATTAGCCATCAGTCAACAACAAACACAAACAAAAAGCACACATTTTCAACAGCACTCTCACTGCTAAATCAATAGGAACTTGTATAGAATATGATTACTTTTTTAAGCATGTGTGTTACTTTTAGAGTCAACGAAGTTAGAAGATTGTCAATTTTCAGTGAAGTGTTGTATAAAGAAATT contains:
- the LOC122309255 gene encoding vesicle transport protein SFT2B translates to MWKLNESMLGGNEERADGFLDDESDGFCSLSPMQRVYGFAACLVAGLVCMILSLIVFAKPIKFAALFTFGNVLAVGSTAFLIGPRQQIGMMFDPVRVYATSIYLGCVVIALIFALWIHNKILTILAIICELCALIWYSLSYIPFARRMVSGLMVRLWDTEP